One genomic region from Leifsonia poae encodes:
- a CDS encoding glutaredoxin family protein produces the protein MSSVDLILIGKPGCHLCDDAREVIRSVVADLPEDSPAVTVAERNILEDAELHERYVEEIPVVLIGGRVHTYWRVDPARLRTALLEAV, from the coding sequence GTGTCTTCCGTCGACCTGATCCTCATCGGCAAACCGGGCTGCCATCTCTGCGATGACGCACGGGAAGTGATCCGGTCTGTCGTTGCCGACCTGCCGGAGGATTCCCCCGCTGTCACCGTCGCCGAGCGGAACATCCTGGAGGATGCCGAGCTGCACGAGCGCTACGTGGAGGAGATCCCCGTCGTGCTCATCGGCGGCCGGGTGCACACCTACTGGCGCGTCGATCCCGCGCGTCTGCGAACCGCTCTCTTGGAGGCAGTATGA
- a CDS encoding potassium channel family protein: MVDRIKHNAPVLVIGLGRFGAATAGQLDRLDREVLAIDTDGALVQKWADRVTHTVQADARSIETLRQIGGEDFSIAVVAVGSSIEASVLITANLVDLKVPQIWAKAISQSHGKILERIGANHVIYPEAEAGERVAHLVSGRMLDFIEFDDDFALVKMYPPKPIRGLNLTESGVRTKYRITVVGVKSPGKPFTYATADTVVSNHDLIIISGTSSDIERFAALDS; this comes from the coding sequence TTGGTTGACAGGATCAAGCACAACGCCCCGGTGCTGGTGATCGGCCTCGGACGTTTCGGCGCCGCCACCGCCGGACAGCTCGACCGGCTCGACCGCGAGGTGCTGGCCATCGACACAGACGGCGCCCTGGTGCAGAAGTGGGCCGACCGCGTGACGCATACGGTGCAGGCGGATGCGCGATCCATCGAGACCCTGCGCCAGATCGGCGGGGAAGACTTCTCCATCGCCGTCGTGGCTGTCGGCTCGTCAATCGAGGCGAGCGTGCTCATCACCGCGAACCTGGTCGACCTCAAGGTGCCGCAGATCTGGGCGAAAGCGATCTCGCAATCGCACGGCAAGATCCTCGAACGCATCGGCGCCAACCACGTGATCTACCCGGAGGCCGAAGCGGGCGAACGTGTCGCCCACCTTGTCTCCGGCCGCATGCTCGACTTCATCGAGTTCGACGACGACTTCGCCCTTGTGAAGATGTACCCGCCGAAACCCATCCGGGGACTCAACCTCACCGAGTCTGGCGTGCGCACCAAATACCGCATCACTGTCGTCGGCGTGAAGTCCCCCGGCAAACCGTTCACCTATGCCACCGCCGACACCGTCGTCTCCAACCACGACCTCATCATCATCTCCGGCACCTCCTCCGACATCGAACGCTTCGCCGCCCTCGACTCCTAA
- a CDS encoding PPK2 family polyphosphate kinase, with protein sequence MNSPLDRGGHVGRESFWTSDPYDLLKAGDDFTLADQATDAHSGFDGGKHDGAAALAEGASILADLQERLFAAGTVGDQRRVLLVLQAMDTAGKGGIVSHVVGAVNPGGVRYKGFKKPTKEELSHDFLWRVERELPAAGQIGVFDRSHYEDVLIGRVRELAPAAEIERRYGAINDFESQLVDDGTSIVKVMLHLGKDEQKSRLADRLDRPDKHWKYNPGDVDERLLWDSYQDAYQTVFERTSTEHAPWFVVPADRKWYARLAVQHLLIRALEELDLGWPPADYDVDVERKRLAAS encoded by the coding sequence ATGAACTCACCGCTCGATCGAGGAGGACACGTGGGACGCGAAAGCTTCTGGACATCCGACCCGTACGACCTGCTGAAAGCCGGGGACGACTTCACGCTGGCCGACCAGGCGACGGATGCGCACTCGGGTTTCGACGGCGGCAAGCACGACGGCGCCGCAGCGCTGGCGGAGGGGGCGAGCATCCTCGCCGATCTGCAGGAGCGGCTCTTCGCGGCAGGGACCGTCGGCGACCAGCGCCGGGTGCTGCTCGTGCTGCAGGCGATGGACACGGCGGGCAAAGGCGGGATCGTCTCGCATGTCGTGGGTGCTGTGAACCCCGGCGGTGTCCGTTACAAAGGGTTCAAGAAGCCGACGAAAGAGGAGCTCTCCCACGACTTCCTCTGGCGGGTGGAGAGGGAACTCCCGGCCGCCGGTCAGATCGGCGTCTTCGACCGCTCCCACTATGAGGATGTGCTGATCGGCCGCGTCCGCGAGCTCGCCCCGGCAGCCGAGATCGAGCGACGCTACGGCGCGATCAACGACTTCGAGTCGCAGCTCGTCGACGACGGCACGAGCATCGTCAAGGTGATGCTGCACCTCGGCAAGGACGAGCAGAAATCACGGCTCGCGGACCGGCTCGACCGGCCGGACAAGCACTGGAAGTACAACCCCGGCGACGTCGACGAGCGTCTGCTCTGGGATTCGTACCAGGATGCGTACCAGACGGTGTTCGAGCGTACCTCCACCGAGCACGCCCCCTGGTTCGTGGTGCCCGCCGACCGCAAATGGTATGCGCGGCTCGCCGTGCAGCATCTGCTCATCCGGGCGCTCGAAGAACTCGACCTCGGCTGGCCACCCGCCGACTACGACGTGGACGTCGAGCGTAAGCGCCTGGCCGCCTCCTGA
- a CDS encoding SHOCT domain-containing protein gives MWNNFWNVIWLIFWAFAFIAYLFALFAVIGDLFRDRKLNGWWKALWIIFLIFLPFLTVLVYLIARGRGMAERQVKEVTQAQSQADDYIRQVASTSPADDIAKAKALLDQGVITAGEFDALKAKALGNKF, from the coding sequence ATGTGGAACAACTTCTGGAACGTCATCTGGCTCATCTTCTGGGCCTTCGCGTTCATTGCGTACTTGTTCGCGCTGTTCGCCGTGATCGGTGATCTGTTCCGCGACCGCAAGCTCAACGGCTGGTGGAAGGCGCTGTGGATCATCTTCCTCATCTTCCTGCCGTTCCTCACGGTGCTCGTCTACCTGATCGCTCGCGGCCGCGGTATGGCCGAGCGCCAGGTGAAGGAAGTGACCCAGGCTCAGTCGCAGGCCGACGACTACATCCGTCAGGTCGCCAGCACCTCGCCCGCCGACGATATCGCCAAGGCGAAGGCGCTCCTCGACCAGGGCGTCATCACTGCGGGCGAGTTCGACGCCCTCAAAGCGAAGGCCCTCGGCAACAAGTTCTGA
- a CDS encoding GntR family transcriptional regulator, whose amino-acid sequence MPVPDTEAVNPRRLIRDEVFLRLLDAIVDGDLLPGEQLFDAEIEKWVGVSRTPVREALNQLAAMGLVEILPQKRTRVTPIDTNRLRGLIETLRTLFRSVVRDATPLLTDGDKAELASFAEQISSGEGLADLGRSRLVSENFLNIYVRRLDNKTIARLLSRHMPEIRRAINIAPSTAPFETGLPILQATVDASIAGDADTAAAGVDDFWLHTVGALVDSLETEEK is encoded by the coding sequence ATGCCTGTACCCGACACAGAGGCCGTCAACCCGAGACGGCTGATCAGAGACGAAGTATTCCTCCGCCTCCTCGACGCGATCGTCGACGGCGACCTCCTCCCCGGTGAGCAGCTCTTCGACGCCGAGATCGAGAAATGGGTCGGCGTCTCCCGCACCCCTGTGCGCGAGGCCCTCAACCAGCTCGCAGCCATGGGGCTCGTCGAGATCCTGCCCCAGAAGCGCACCAGGGTCACGCCGATCGACACGAACCGCCTCCGCGGTCTGATCGAAACCCTCCGCACCCTGTTCCGCAGCGTGGTGCGGGATGCGACCCCACTGCTCACCGACGGAGACAAGGCCGAGCTCGCCTCCTTCGCAGAGCAGATCAGCTCCGGCGAAGGCCTGGCCGACCTCGGCCGATCACGGCTGGTCAGCGAGAACTTCCTCAACATCTACGTGCGGCGGCTCGACAACAAAACGATCGCCCGCCTCCTCTCGCGCCACATGCCCGAGATCCGGCGCGCCATCAACATCGCGCCCTCCACCGCCCCCTTCGAAACCGGCCTGCCCATCCTGCAGGCCACCGTTGACGCCTCGATCGCCGGCGACGCCGACACGGCGGCCGCCGGAGTCGACGACTTCTGGCTGCACACCGTCGGCGCACTGGTGGACTCGCTCGAGACCGAGGAGAAATAA
- a CDS encoding 30S ribosomal protein bS22 encodes MGSVIKKRRKRMAKKKHRKLLRKTRHQRRNKK; translated from the coding sequence GTGGGTTCCGTTATCAAGAAGCGTCGCAAGCGTATGGCGAAGAAGAAGCACCGCAAGCTGCTTCGCAAGACTCGCCACCAGCGTCGCAACAAGAAGTAG
- a CDS encoding TrkH family potassium uptake protein, whose product MRAGQLTRRLPAGPAGRVREALNGFASRSPSRFAILVFTLLILVFTLLFSLPIATTTSSTTPLADALFTAVSVICVTGLSTVDMATHWSVFGHSLVYVGVQVGAVGVLTMASILGLVISRRLGLRAKLMAASDSNPQRIHAGPVAEGQAVRLGEVGKLLITVALSMVVIEGVVAMLLFVRMLIAGTGLGTAVWESVYYSAMAFTNTGFAPNVEGLTPFATDYWFLGALMIGVFLGSIGFPVILAIAMNLRKRRRRWSIHVKMTLLTSVILLVAGTVLYIVLEYDNPKTFGNLDAGHTVFQSLFLSTMTRSGGFSTIPIDDLHGSSLLVTDMLMFIGGGSASTAGGIKVTTLAVLFLAAFAEARGVESMDAFKRRIPIDVLRLSVAVAIWGATIVAVSSIVILQITKAPLDHVLFDVISAFATCGLSTGLTEKLPDAGVYVMAATMFCGRVGTVTLAAALAQSQRKQLFQNPEERPLVG is encoded by the coding sequence ATGCGAGCAGGCCAGCTCACCAGACGGCTGCCGGCCGGCCCGGCCGGCCGCGTTCGCGAAGCCCTCAACGGCTTCGCGAGCCGCAGCCCCTCACGGTTCGCGATCCTGGTGTTCACGCTGCTCATCCTCGTGTTCACGCTGCTGTTCTCGCTGCCGATCGCCACGACCACGAGCTCGACCACGCCGCTCGCCGACGCCCTGTTCACGGCCGTCTCCGTGATCTGCGTCACCGGGCTCTCCACCGTCGACATGGCCACCCACTGGTCGGTGTTCGGGCACTCGCTGGTCTACGTGGGCGTTCAGGTCGGCGCGGTCGGCGTGCTGACGATGGCGAGCATCCTGGGCCTCGTCATTTCCAGACGGCTCGGACTGCGCGCCAAGCTGATGGCCGCCAGCGACAGCAACCCACAGCGCATCCACGCCGGGCCGGTGGCCGAGGGGCAGGCTGTGCGCCTCGGCGAGGTCGGAAAGCTGCTGATCACCGTCGCTCTCAGCATGGTCGTCATCGAAGGCGTCGTGGCAATGCTGCTCTTCGTGCGGATGCTCATCGCCGGCACCGGGCTCGGCACCGCCGTCTGGGAGAGCGTCTACTACTCGGCGATGGCGTTCACGAACACCGGCTTCGCCCCGAACGTCGAAGGCCTCACCCCGTTCGCCACCGACTACTGGTTCCTCGGCGCCCTGATGATCGGCGTCTTCCTCGGCTCGATCGGGTTTCCGGTCATCCTCGCCATCGCCATGAACCTGCGGAAACGGCGGCGGCGGTGGTCCATCCACGTGAAGATGACGCTGCTCACGTCGGTGATCCTGCTCGTCGCCGGCACTGTGCTCTACATCGTTCTCGAATACGACAACCCGAAGACGTTCGGCAATCTGGATGCCGGCCACACCGTCTTCCAATCCTTGTTCCTGTCGACGATGACCCGGTCGGGCGGGTTCTCGACGATCCCCATCGACGATCTGCACGGCTCGAGCCTGCTGGTGACCGACATGCTCATGTTCATCGGCGGCGGCTCGGCCTCGACGGCCGGCGGCATCAAAGTCACGACACTCGCTGTGCTGTTCCTCGCCGCCTTCGCCGAGGCACGCGGGGTGGAATCGATGGATGCGTTCAAGCGCCGCATCCCGATCGACGTCCTGCGCCTGTCGGTGGCGGTCGCCATCTGGGGCGCGACGATCGTTGCCGTGTCGAGCATCGTCATCCTGCAGATCACGAAGGCCCCCCTCGACCATGTGCTCTTCGATGTGATCTCGGCGTTCGCCACCTGCGGTCTCTCCACGGGGCTCACCGAGAAGCTCCCGGATGCGGGTGTGTACGTCATGGCTGCCACGATGTTCTGCGGGCGCGTTGGTACAGTGACACTCGCTGCGGCGCTGGCCCAGAGTCAACGCAAACAGCTGTTCCAGAACCCGGAGGAGAGGCCGCTCGTTGGTTGA
- a CDS encoding GntR family transcriptional regulator, with the protein MPLPVKDTKPVERQLLRDVVYTRLYDGIIDGTLEPGETLLDEKLTAWLGVSRTPVREALMKLADIGLVEMAPNRYTRVAPIDLRAIDEAIYATGILHEHAARTGIPQLTPAAITRLEKLARDARKHAKSADLPALGADLNAFFHELEEATDNRVLLAVAEGLSPQLLRYVTVWELPFDTADIPGRIAEIAAAAKERDGEKAATLVHELYESARQQFFSEFRRTDAEIDENPIL; encoded by the coding sequence ATGCCACTGCCCGTCAAAGACACCAAGCCCGTCGAGCGTCAGCTGCTCCGCGACGTCGTCTACACCCGGCTCTACGACGGGATCATCGACGGCACGCTCGAGCCCGGCGAGACCCTGCTCGACGAGAAACTGACCGCCTGGCTCGGCGTCTCCCGCACTCCGGTGCGCGAGGCCCTCATGAAGCTCGCCGACATCGGTCTCGTCGAGATGGCACCCAACCGGTACACCCGGGTCGCCCCGATCGACCTGCGCGCCATCGATGAAGCGATCTACGCTACCGGCATCCTCCACGAGCACGCCGCCCGCACAGGGATCCCGCAGCTGACCCCGGCCGCGATCACCCGCCTCGAGAAGCTGGCCAGAGATGCGAGGAAGCACGCCAAGTCGGCCGACCTCCCCGCCCTCGGCGCCGACCTCAACGCGTTCTTCCACGAGCTCGAAGAAGCCACCGACAACCGCGTGCTCCTCGCCGTGGCCGAAGGACTCAGCCCGCAGCTCCTGCGCTATGTGACCGTCTGGGAGCTGCCGTTCGACACGGCCGACATCCCGGGGCGGATCGCCGAGATCGCCGCCGCCGCCAAAGAGCGAGACGGCGAGAAAGCGGCGACGCTCGTCCACGAACTCTACGAATCCGCCCGCCAGCAGTTCTTCAGCGAGTTCCGGCGCACCGACGCGGAGATCGACGAGAACCCGATCCTCTGA
- a CDS encoding ArsR/SmtB family transcription factor — MADIFDVIADATRRDILGVLLDRHAADAADAAGEISVSEIVATLELSQPTVSKHLKVLRDAGLVAVREEGQHRYYRLDSAPLEAVEDWIIPFVATELDISGLGVDLADETREFASTVGKVFADTSHRVTSAVERVTPRKWRRD, encoded by the coding sequence ATGGCCGACATCTTTGACGTGATTGCCGACGCGACGCGACGCGACATTCTGGGCGTTCTCCTCGACCGTCACGCCGCCGACGCCGCCGACGCCGCCGGCGAGATCAGCGTCTCCGAGATCGTGGCCACCCTTGAGCTCAGCCAGCCGACCGTCTCCAAACACCTGAAGGTGCTGCGGGATGCGGGACTCGTCGCCGTTCGCGAGGAGGGCCAGCATCGCTACTACCGCCTCGATTCGGCGCCGTTGGAGGCCGTGGAGGATTGGATCATCCCGTTCGTGGCGACCGAGCTCGACATCTCCGGCCTGGGGGTCGATCTGGCCGACGAGACCCGCGAGTTCGCGAGCACGGTCGGCAAGGTGTTCGCCGACACGAGCCACCGGGTGACGTCGGCCGTCGAGCGCGTCACCCCGCGCAAATGGCGTCGCGACTGA
- a CDS encoding endonuclease domain-containing protein codes for MPLPRRVLPVEVDVSVFEPDRPPRIRGVTGHQLTPTGQRVVQVGGMRVLAPEEAWVQLGSLLTPEELTVIGDFLLTGDEPYSRNPPPVTRAQLDGALRRHGRHRGVRNLRLAAPRIRYGSLSPQESRLRLALEDAQLPSPELNYRVAGPTGETAAMIDLAYPAYRVAIEYLGDHHRSTAKVYRDDIRRREWLVERGWDVILVTAADAFSDVARRVRTALRRSLTK; via the coding sequence ATGCCTCTCCCCCGCCGGGTTCTCCCCGTCGAGGTCGACGTCAGCGTCTTCGAGCCCGATCGTCCGCCGCGGATACGCGGGGTCACCGGCCACCAGCTCACGCCGACCGGGCAGCGCGTGGTGCAGGTCGGAGGCATGCGTGTTCTGGCTCCCGAGGAAGCCTGGGTGCAGCTCGGTAGCCTTCTCACGCCTGAGGAGCTCACGGTGATCGGTGATTTCCTCCTGACGGGCGATGAGCCGTACAGCCGGAACCCCCCACCTGTCACACGCGCCCAACTCGATGGCGCGCTTCGCCGTCACGGCCGTCACCGCGGAGTCCGGAATCTGCGGCTCGCCGCGCCGCGCATCCGCTACGGATCGCTCTCGCCTCAGGAGTCACGGCTGCGCCTGGCCCTCGAGGATGCGCAGCTGCCGTCGCCGGAACTCAACTACCGGGTTGCCGGGCCGACGGGTGAAACCGCTGCGATGATCGATCTGGCGTACCCCGCGTATCGGGTGGCGATCGAGTATCTGGGTGACCACCATCGCAGTACGGCGAAGGTCTACCGCGACGACATCCGCCGCCGCGAGTGGCTGGTCGAGCGCGGATGGGACGTCATCCTCGTGACCGCGGCCGACGCGTTCTCTGACGTGGCCCGACGGG
- a CDS encoding YegP family protein, translating into MAGKFELYQDKSEHWRFRLKAGNGEIIAVGEAYNSKASAQNGIDSVKRNAAEAEVVVVDS; encoded by the coding sequence ATGGCGGGAAAGTTCGAGCTCTACCAAGACAAGTCCGAGCACTGGCGGTTCCGCCTGAAGGCCGGGAACGGTGAGATCATCGCCGTCGGCGAGGCGTACAACTCCAAGGCGAGCGCGCAGAACGGGATCGATTCCGTGAAGCGCAACGCCGCAGAAGCCGAGGTCGTCGTCGTCGACAGCTGA
- a CDS encoding Dabb family protein: MTIRHVVSWKLAATGEAERAEQIAAITSGLESLPATIPELLSLEVGVNALTPEANFDVVLISDFEDAAALARYVEHPDHQAVAAYIRSVISGRSAVDFEV, encoded by the coding sequence ATGACCATCCGCCACGTCGTCTCGTGGAAGCTCGCCGCGACCGGGGAAGCCGAGCGTGCCGAACAGATCGCCGCGATCACGTCCGGCCTGGAGTCGCTGCCGGCGACCATTCCGGAGCTGCTGAGCCTGGAGGTCGGCGTGAACGCGCTCACCCCCGAGGCGAACTTCGATGTCGTGCTGATCAGCGACTTCGAGGATGCGGCGGCGTTGGCGCGATATGTCGAGCATCCCGACCACCAGGCCGTCGCCGCGTACATCCGCTCGGTGATAAGCGGCCGCTCAGCCGTCGATTTCGAGGTCTGA
- a CDS encoding helix-turn-helix domain-containing protein has translation MARDLSDVRFLTVAEVADMMRVSRMTVYRLVHSGELPAIRFGRSFRVPESAVTQALDNHVADTA, from the coding sequence ATGGCACGCGATCTCTCGGATGTGCGCTTTCTGACGGTCGCCGAGGTGGCCGACATGATGCGCGTCTCCCGCATGACCGTGTACCGTCTGGTGCACTCTGGGGAGCTCCCCGCCATCCGGTTCGGGCGTTCGTTCCGGGTGCCGGAGTCGGCCGTCACGCAGGCTCTGGACAACCACGTCGCCGACACTGCCTGA